The following coding sequences lie in one Halogeometricum rufum genomic window:
- a CDS encoding sugar kinase encodes MAKIPLELLGTEVDTDDPAESASNLGAATVGVALTAGVVGAGMYVYNKARNAAGVDEDEVSVPGV; translated from the coding sequence ATGGCGAAGATACCGCTCGAACTCCTCGGTACGGAGGTCGATACGGACGATCCAGCAGAATCGGCAAGCAACCTCGGAGCCGCTACCGTCGGCGTCGCGCTCACCGCGGGCGTCGTCGGTGCCGGGATGTACGTCTACAACAAGGCCCGGAACGCGGCCGGCGTGGACGAAGACGAAGTGTCGGTTCCGGGGGTCTGA
- a CDS encoding ATP-binding protein has product MDRYHCTVVGDSGSGKTTFLREMHDTFPGLSIWIDDTDAGGISGRDLEDATTVRSASEARAATASRIRWVCDSAMEVIDAVREIAHTYHETTGYPVQVVVDEAHRHLPDSESKSSASENTLAAMLHEDRDKGVKVVIASQDPQDFYYPPVKQCKYLVWVGPPSTFHRGFIRYYNLKDLDGGGLPSDRFEYAVIRPTEPPHAVYRGETREVYG; this is encoded by the coding sequence ATGGACAGGTATCACTGCACGGTCGTCGGCGACTCCGGGTCGGGGAAGACGACGTTCCTCCGCGAGATGCACGACACGTTCCCCGGCCTGTCCATCTGGATCGACGACACGGACGCGGGCGGTATCTCCGGCCGCGACCTCGAGGACGCCACGACCGTTCGCTCGGCGTCGGAGGCGAGAGCAGCGACCGCTTCCCGTATCCGGTGGGTGTGCGACTCGGCGATGGAAGTCATCGACGCGGTGCGCGAGATAGCGCACACGTACCACGAGACGACGGGCTACCCCGTCCAGGTCGTCGTCGACGAGGCGCACCGGCACCTGCCCGACTCTGAGTCGAAGTCGTCGGCGTCGGAGAACACGCTGGCCGCGATGCTGCACGAGGACCGAGACAAGGGCGTGAAGGTGGTGATAGCGTCGCAGGACCCGCAGGACTTCTACTACCCGCCGGTCAAGCAGTGCAAGTATCTCGTGTGGGTCGGCCCGCCCTCGACGTTCCACCGGGGGTTCATCCGCTACTACAACCTGAAGGACCTCGACGGCGGCGGGTTGCCGTCGGACCGCTTCGAGTACGCGGTGATCCGTCCGACGGAGCCACCGCACGCGGTGTACCGCGGTGAGACGCGGGAGGTGTACGGATGA
- a CDS encoding rhomboid family intramembrane serine protease has protein sequence MKQLSRFPEPFSIDTLASELREYESPITLYLSTAIATIFTVQLILTIQWGSPSIYATTGFLFLNGPEIAWILSPLLHRGPFHFLANILLLLLIGRVTESHLSRTRFLALAVLSSIISIAALAAFALEFGSKEYVAAYGISGLVFALLGFSLVHLQIHEEWNEPDALVYLLAICAVLLIVFEVGKVIILQDPLQVNAGHVSGWILGIVFAYAQSQEHCSVLNRAF, from the coding sequence ATGAAGCAACTCAGCCGATTCCCTGAACCATTTTCTATTGATACTCTTGCCTCCGAACTTAGAGAGTATGAATCTCCCATTACTCTCTATCTGAGTACGGCGATCGCCACGATATTTACTGTACAGCTTATCCTCACTATTCAGTGGGGGTCACCATCTATCTACGCGACCACCGGCTTTCTATTTCTGAATGGGCCAGAGATTGCATGGATTTTGTCGCCACTCCTTCATCGAGGACCGTTTCATTTCCTCGCGAATATACTCTTGCTGCTCCTCATAGGGCGAGTTACCGAATCTCACCTGTCTAGAACGCGGTTCCTAGCACTGGCTGTTCTCTCTTCAATTATCTCAATAGCTGCGTTGGCGGCTTTTGCACTAGAATTTGGTTCCAAAGAATATGTTGCAGCGTACGGGATTAGTGGACTAGTTTTTGCTCTTCTTGGATTCAGCCTCGTTCATCTTCAAATCCACGAGGAATGGAATGAACCGGATGCCTTAGTATATCTACTCGCAATATGTGCTGTTCTGCTAATCGTGTTTGAGGTGGGGAAGGTAATCATACTCCAAGATCCGCTTCAAGTCAACGCTGGTCATGTCTCTGGTTGGATCCTGGGTATCGTCTTCGCTTACGCTCAATCACAAGAACACTGTTCGGTTCTCAATAGAGCCTTCTGA
- a CDS encoding ribbon-helix-helix domain-containing protein, with amino-acid sequence MALSVNVTISMPPEMVEKIDEQAKNHGMSRAEYVRHLAREAPSSPFDAPAQELTTNAEV; translated from the coding sequence ATGGCTCTATCAGTAAACGTGACTATCTCGATGCCGCCGGAGATGGTCGAGAAGATAGACGAACAGGCGAAGAATCACGGGATGAGTCGCGCCGAGTACGTGCGACATCTCGCACGCGAGGCTCCGTCGTCGCCGTTCGACGCGCCCGCTCAAGAACTCACCACGAACGCAGAGGTATGA
- a CDS encoding tyrosine-type recombinase/integrase, whose product MRDRELEPLDPEVAVEQYLDSRRPSVTDSTYRNSKNRLGHFLDFLEEEEIDDMNDLTGRTLYNFVAWRRGDIAPITLQKQLSSLRVFLRWAADVEAVPEGLAEKVHSPELPDGAEARTVVLEEERAEAILEHLNRYEYASRRHVCFSLLWRTGMRISSLHALDLQDLRPDDCAVDLVNRPETDTRLKNGNSGERWVYLGPRWYQVVEDYVDANRYDVTDDHGREPLVTTKQGRAHKLTVQKWIYSTTRPCMMHDCPHDEDPQTCEAMEGYQQASKCPSSRSPHTLRRGAITSHLLDGVPPEVASERMDVSLEVLYRHYDARSPGEKMNQRKKFLRQ is encoded by the coding sequence ATGAGGGACCGCGAACTCGAACCGCTCGACCCCGAGGTGGCGGTGGAACAGTACCTCGACTCCCGCCGACCGAGCGTCACGGACTCGACGTACCGGAACTCGAAGAACCGTCTCGGTCACTTCCTCGACTTCCTCGAAGAGGAAGAGATCGACGACATGAACGACCTCACCGGGCGGACGCTCTACAACTTCGTGGCGTGGCGCCGCGGTGACATCGCGCCCATCACGCTCCAGAAGCAACTCTCGTCGCTCCGCGTGTTCCTGCGGTGGGCCGCGGACGTGGAGGCCGTGCCGGAGGGACTGGCCGAGAAAGTCCACTCGCCGGAACTCCCCGACGGCGCGGAAGCGCGGACCGTCGTTCTCGAAGAGGAGCGAGCGGAAGCCATCCTCGAACACCTGAACCGCTACGAGTACGCGAGCAGGCGGCACGTCTGTTTCTCGCTCCTGTGGCGGACGGGGATGCGTATCTCGTCGCTGCACGCCCTCGACCTCCAAGACCTGCGGCCCGACGACTGCGCCGTGGACCTCGTGAACCGGCCGGAGACCGACACCCGGCTGAAGAACGGGAACAGCGGCGAGCGCTGGGTGTACCTCGGTCCGCGGTGGTACCAGGTCGTCGAGGACTACGTGGACGCGAACCGCTACGACGTGACCGACGACCACGGCCGCGAACCGCTCGTGACGACGAAGCAGGGGCGGGCGCACAAGCTCACCGTCCAGAAGTGGATCTACTCGACGACGCGGCCGTGCATGATGCACGACTGTCCGCACGACGAGGACCCGCAGACGTGCGAGGCGATGGAGGGCTACCAGCAGGCGAGCAAGTGCCCGTCGTCTCGGTCGCCGCACACGCTCCGCCGCGGAGCCATCACGTCGCACCTCCTCGACGGCGTCCCGCCGGAGGTTGCCTCCGAACGGATGGACGTCTCACTCGAAGTGCTGTACCGCCACTACGACGCTCGGTCGCCGGGCGAGAAAATGAACCAGCGGAAGAAGTTCCTACGTCAATGA
- a CDS encoding HNH endonuclease, with the protein MTITASGRTKPTATYPHPRISTVPSERGVEMVDEPEAEPDTTSPKSELGFASVADAESYLGTRFDDLDAASKKDQIVALKKRFYGKITRKTVAEAVDCAGSYVSKVGWSPGEGETRWERPSEEVSETVRNDVLDRDGRECVACGAETNLQVHHIRRGESTPSNLATLCRDCHKDVHGGSWHGVLPYQSVDEFWDLVDG; encoded by the coding sequence ATGACTATCACCGCCTCCGGTCGCACGAAACCCACCGCTACCTATCCACACCCAAGAATTTCAACTGTTCCGAGCGAACGGGGAGTAGAGATGGTCGACGAACCCGAAGCGGAGCCGGACACGACGTCCCCGAAGTCCGAGTTGGGATTCGCCTCCGTCGCGGACGCGGAGTCGTACTTGGGAACGCGCTTCGATGACCTCGACGCCGCGAGCAAGAAAGATCAGATCGTCGCCCTCAAGAAGCGGTTCTACGGGAAGATAACGCGGAAGACGGTCGCGGAAGCCGTCGACTGTGCGGGAAGCTACGTGAGCAAGGTCGGGTGGTCACCGGGAGAGGGCGAGACGAGGTGGGAGCGCCCCTCCGAGGAGGTTTCCGAGACAGTCCGGAACGACGTTCTCGACCGGGACGGCCGCGAGTGCGTCGCCTGCGGTGCCGAGACGAATCTACAGGTCCATCACATCCGGCGCGGCGAGTCGACGCCGTCGAACCTCGCAACACTCTGTCGGGATTGTCACAAAGACGTACACGGCGGGTCGTGGCACGGCGTGCTCCCCTACCAGTCGGTCGACGAATTTTGGGACCTCGTGGACGGATGA
- a CDS encoding CBS domain-containing protein, whose amino-acid sequence MDDIFVARLMSTSLHTVSADTLVEDAAKLMMEEGIGSVVVVDDDNQLSGILTTTDFVRIVAERKPKDRTPVSEYMTADVVTTTAQVPIREVADTMMNHGFHHVPVVDEDEGVIGMITTTDLAAYLSTAEAPSPS is encoded by the coding sequence ATGGACGATATTTTCGTCGCGCGCCTGATGTCGACGTCGCTCCACACCGTCTCGGCCGACACGCTGGTCGAGGACGCCGCGAAACTGATGATGGAGGAGGGAATCGGCTCCGTCGTCGTGGTGGACGACGACAACCAGTTGAGCGGCATCCTGACGACGACGGACTTCGTGCGCATCGTCGCCGAACGCAAGCCGAAGGACCGGACGCCCGTCTCGGAGTACATGACGGCGGACGTGGTGACGACGACGGCGCAGGTGCCCATCCGCGAGGTGGCGGACACGATGATGAACCACGGGTTCCACCACGTCCCCGTCGTCGACGAGGACGAGGGCGTCATCGGCATGATAACCACGACGGACCTCGCCGCCTACCTCTCGACGGCCGAAGCGCCCAGTCCGTCGTAG
- a CDS encoding DUF7385 family protein, whose product MDDAEYDELTTSLTPNESVDGVTTYRNTVSIACPACEEPFDDLVVCEEEYSSLELSRLLDLCVTTHDDEVVLFTHKK is encoded by the coding sequence ATGGACGACGCGGAGTACGACGAACTCACCACCTCGTTGACGCCGAACGAGTCCGTCGACGGGGTGACGACGTACCGAAACACCGTGAGCATCGCCTGTCCGGCCTGCGAGGAACCGTTCGACGACCTGGTGGTCTGCGAGGAGGAGTACAGCAGCCTCGAGTTGAGCCGGTTGCTCGACCTGTGCGTGACGACGCACGACGACGAAGTCGTGCTGTTCACGCACAAGAAGTAG
- a CDS encoding ribonuclease catalytic domain-containing protein, translating into MSNDAQAQAGTAEGQGPVEISPDVARQLQDKREELFEEFEIRDAFPGPVLSEARERTKDVQAEIQEEVDVRQDLRDLTTWTTDPIDAQDFDDAISIAENEETYTLWVHIADVTHYVHPGSEMWAEAVKRGNTVYLPAYTIHMLPPMLAETVCSLVPNEDRLAHTVEMEIDKETLSFEEIDIYKSVIESDERLTYSQAEKRLDDESLPLHDECTLVFELADQMHEQRKEDGSLVLNPRRDRAHTIIEECMLKANKAVTHELMWGRGVEAMYRVHPQPTPDQWDKALREIMELDGVKIPSAKFDDPRKAVNAALEDSPGRSLNKIQRAVLKVMPRAKYMNDPFGGHHALNFDIYGHFTSPIRRLSDLINHWIVHENDVPEDLVELCDRASDRQKDAETAERLYKQFLEEVGLDPYAVNNRGIVTVDEDGDVLDENGLPPEEEAA; encoded by the coding sequence ATGTCGAACGACGCGCAGGCGCAGGCCGGGACGGCCGAGGGGCAAGGCCCCGTCGAAATCAGTCCCGACGTCGCCCGGCAACTGCAGGACAAACGCGAGGAACTCTTCGAGGAGTTCGAGATTCGCGACGCGTTCCCCGGCCCGGTGCTCTCCGAGGCGCGCGAACGAACGAAAGACGTTCAGGCGGAGATTCAGGAGGAAGTGGACGTACGGCAGGACCTCCGGGACCTGACGACGTGGACCACGGACCCCATCGACGCTCAGGACTTCGACGACGCCATCTCCATCGCCGAGAACGAGGAGACGTACACGCTGTGGGTCCACATCGCCGACGTGACCCACTACGTCCACCCGGGGTCGGAGATGTGGGCCGAGGCCGTCAAGCGCGGGAACACCGTCTACCTCCCCGCCTACACCATCCACATGCTCCCGCCGATGCTGGCGGAGACGGTGTGTTCGCTCGTCCCCAACGAGGACCGTCTCGCCCACACGGTGGAGATGGAGATAGACAAGGAGACGCTCTCGTTCGAGGAGATAGACATCTACAAGTCCGTCATCGAGTCCGACGAACGCCTCACTTACTCGCAGGCCGAGAAACGACTCGACGACGAGAGTCTCCCCCTCCACGACGAGTGTACGCTCGTCTTCGAACTCGCCGACCAGATGCACGAACAGCGAAAGGAGGACGGGTCGCTCGTCCTCAACCCGCGGCGTGACCGCGCGCACACCATCATCGAGGAGTGCATGCTGAAGGCGAACAAGGCCGTCACGCACGAACTCATGTGGGGTCGCGGCGTCGAGGCGATGTACCGCGTCCACCCGCAACCGACGCCCGACCAGTGGGACAAGGCGCTGCGAGAGATCATGGAACTCGACGGGGTGAAGATTCCGAGCGCGAAGTTCGACGACCCGCGGAAGGCCGTCAACGCGGCGTTGGAGGACTCGCCGGGACGCTCTCTCAACAAGATTCAGCGCGCCGTGCTGAAGGTGATGCCCCGCGCGAAGTACATGAACGACCCGTTCGGCGGGCACCACGCCCTGAACTTCGACATCTACGGGCACTTCACCTCGCCCATCCGTCGGCTGTCGGACCTCATCAACCACTGGATCGTCCACGAGAACGACGTCCCCGAGGACCTCGTCGAACTCTGCGACCGCGCCTCGGACCGGCAGAAGGACGCCGAGACCGCCGAGCGACTGTACAAGCAGTTCCTCGAAGAGGTGGGGCTGGACCCCTACGCGGTGAACAACCGCGGTATCGTCACCGTGGACGAGGACGGGGACGTCCTCGACGAGAACGGTCTTCCGCCCGAAGAAGAAGCGGCGTAA
- a CDS encoding DUF7562 family protein, protein MWRSRTNRDRKTVVCIACGTSVLRGEAREYDKEGDRWNRQGKEFEHLCKECYRELCHQPRAELESLILDIEEDGLDQTEFLHRYRDAVEERYGPTEETERER, encoded by the coding sequence ATGTGGCGTTCCCGGACCAACCGGGACCGGAAAACGGTCGTCTGCATCGCCTGCGGCACGTCCGTCCTCCGCGGGGAAGCCCGCGAGTACGACAAGGAGGGCGACCGGTGGAACCGACAGGGCAAGGAGTTCGAACACCTCTGTAAGGAGTGTTACCGAGAGCTGTGTCACCAGCCCCGGGCGGAACTGGAGTCGCTCATCCTCGACATCGAGGAGGACGGGTTGGACCAGACGGAGTTCCTGCACCGGTATCGCGACGCGGTCGAAGAGCGGTACGGCCCGACCGAGGAGACCGAACGCGAACGCTGA
- a CDS encoding RNA-binding protein → MNVKSRHHLRSDEISELEAAIAEQTGVELDGDAYEMVELADADFDVVLVDGDPVVVYMDDERPFLTVAGANAYEPTTHVVTVDAGAVSFVSDGADVMRPGIVDADEDIEPGDLVLVAEETHGKVLAIGRALEPGAEMAGDSGKVVESLHHVGDDLFEFSV, encoded by the coding sequence ATGAACGTCAAGTCCCGTCACCACCTTCGCTCCGACGAGATTTCGGAGTTGGAGGCGGCGATTGCCGAACAGACCGGCGTGGAGTTGGACGGCGACGCGTACGAGATGGTCGAACTCGCGGACGCCGACTTCGACGTCGTCCTCGTGGACGGCGACCCGGTGGTCGTCTACATGGACGACGAACGCCCCTTCCTCACCGTCGCGGGCGCGAACGCGTACGAACCGACGACGCACGTCGTCACCGTCGACGCCGGCGCCGTCTCGTTCGTCAGCGACGGCGCGGACGTGATGCGCCCCGGCATCGTGGACGCCGACGAGGACATCGAACCCGGTGACCTCGTCCTCGTCGCCGAGGAGACGCACGGGAAGGTGCTCGCCATCGGCCGCGCTCTCGAACCCGGCGCGGAGATGGCCGGCGACTCGGGCAAGGTCGTCGAGTCGCTGCACCACGTCGGCGACGACCTGTTCGAATTCTCGGTCTGA
- a CDS encoding DUF1028 domain-containing protein, with protein sequence MTFSICVRETDTDETGEEQTRFGVAVTTRLPAVGTLCPFASENGAVATQSLVNVELGRRGVEYLDDGLAVEDALQALLNADEGREQRQLHGVDAEGTFAFSGAECQGWFGHRVGENYTVAGNLLTGESVLDATAAAYESGLAGGDGGSGDRDENDGGGNDDRADGENGDGGDGGEDTLAKRLIDALEAGHEAGGDKREELEVQSAALLVTTTAEEAPRPYYDDLRVDATRTPIADLRETYELAKEGYETAVAKYQDGE encoded by the coding sequence GTGACCTTCAGCATCTGCGTCCGCGAGACGGACACCGACGAGACGGGCGAGGAACAGACGCGGTTCGGCGTCGCGGTGACGACGCGCCTCCCGGCCGTCGGCACGCTCTGCCCGTTCGCCTCCGAGAACGGCGCGGTGGCGACACAGAGCCTCGTGAACGTCGAGTTGGGGCGACGGGGCGTCGAGTACCTCGACGACGGACTCGCCGTCGAGGACGCCCTGCAGGCCCTCCTGAACGCCGACGAGGGACGCGAGCAGCGCCAACTGCACGGCGTGGACGCCGAGGGGACGTTCGCGTTCTCCGGCGCGGAGTGTCAGGGCTGGTTCGGCCACCGCGTCGGCGAGAACTACACCGTCGCCGGCAACCTCCTCACGGGCGAGTCCGTGCTGGACGCCACCGCGGCGGCGTACGAGTCCGGCCTCGCTGGCGGCGACGGCGGGAGCGGTGACCGCGACGAGAACGACGGCGGCGGGAACGATGACCGCGCCGACGGAGAGAACGGTGACGGTGGCGACGGCGGCGAGGATACCCTCGCCAAACGGTTGATAGACGCACTCGAAGCGGGCCACGAGGCGGGGGGTGACAAGCGGGAGGAGTTGGAGGTACAGAGTGCGGCGCTCCTCGTGACGACGACGGCCGAGGAGGCGCCGCGACCGTACTACGACGACCTGCGCGTGGACGCGACGCGGACGCCGATAGCGGACCTCCGCGAGACGTACGAACTGGCCAAGGAGGGCTACGAGACGGCGGTGGCGAAGTATCAGGACGGGGAGTGA
- a CDS encoding cell division protein SepF produces MGIMSKILSGGENHSTEDYVELDLDDFDTARGEAGMSVRIATINDKQDVIGIKDAVYDGDLVIADITRHTTSDSTMEHIIDDLRQVADEVDGDIVQKGDDQLIITPTGVTVGREKLS; encoded by the coding sequence ATGGGTATCATGAGCAAAATCCTCAGTGGCGGAGAGAACCACTCGACTGAGGACTACGTCGAACTCGACCTCGACGACTTCGACACCGCGCGCGGCGAGGCGGGGATGAGCGTTCGCATCGCCACCATCAACGACAAACAGGACGTCATCGGCATCAAGGACGCCGTCTACGACGGCGACCTGGTCATCGCGGACATCACGCGCCACACCACCTCCGACAGCACGATGGAGCACATCATCGACGACCTGCGACAGGTCGCCGACGAGGTGGACGGCGACATCGTCCAGAAGGGCGACGACCAACTCATCATCACGCCCACGGGCGTCACCGTCGGCCGCGAAAAGCTCTCGTAA
- a CDS encoding DNA-methyltransferase → METLTVEDQTVYFKSSEEMDEVDDADLVVTSPPYWNLKDYGHENQIGHAETYEDYLDRLQTVWDACYEATAEDAIMVVNVGDRRHEKRFYPIAMDIYNRMERWNLLDNLVWYIPNSLPQPAYYLDKLFDDKYENLLVFAKNHDYEYTFNKIRVEQKYKGVDPREEKMNDAGRSVGNVLKMRAYRPPTIKQGNYHAAAYPEELVYALLYTFSNPGDTVLDPFLGSGTTLKVARKMDRVGVGYEIDADYRDLIAERVREDMDVPAWEQFDVLSDASPTNERKGTTESSLSDFSE, encoded by the coding sequence ATGGAGACCCTCACAGTCGAGGACCAGACCGTCTACTTCAAGAGTTCCGAGGAGATGGACGAGGTGGACGACGCCGACCTCGTGGTCACGAGCCCCCCCTACTGGAACCTGAAGGACTACGGCCACGAGAACCAGATCGGACACGCCGAGACCTACGAGGACTACCTCGACAGGCTCCAGACGGTGTGGGACGCCTGTTACGAGGCCACCGCCGAGGACGCCATCATGGTCGTCAACGTCGGCGACCGACGGCACGAGAAGCGCTTCTACCCCATCGCGATGGACATCTACAACCGGATGGAGCGGTGGAACCTCCTCGACAACCTCGTCTGGTACATCCCCAACTCGCTCCCCCAACCCGCCTACTACCTCGACAAACTGTTCGACGACAAGTACGAGAACCTGCTCGTCTTCGCGAAGAACCACGACTACGAGTACACGTTCAACAAGATTCGGGTCGAACAGAAGTACAAGGGCGTCGACCCGCGCGAGGAGAAGATGAACGACGCGGGCCGCAGCGTCGGTAACGTGTTGAAGATGCGGGCGTACCGACCGCCGACCATCAAGCAGGGCAACTACCACGCCGCCGCCTACCCCGAGGAACTCGTCTACGCGCTGCTGTACACCTTCTCGAACCCGGGCGACACGGTGCTTGACCCGTTCCTCGGCTCCGGGACGACCCTGAAAGTCGCCCGGAAGATGGACCGCGTCGGCGTCGGCTACGAGATAGACGCGGACTACCGGGACCTCATCGCCGAACGCGTCCGCGAGGACATGGACGTGCCCGCGTGGGAGCAGTTCGACGTCCTCTCGGACGCGAGTCCGACGAACGAGAGGAAGGGGACCACTGAGTCGTCGCTCTCGGACTTCTCGGAGTAG